The following is a genomic window from uncultured Draconibacterium sp..
CATCCATTTCTACGTTTATCGAATTCAGCGTATTTTTCACTTTCTGAATATCGGTAATCACCGGCTCTTCCGCATCGGGTAACTTTGCCAGGTAGTGTTTTTCCAACACCGAATAAATATTCAGCTCAACCTTTTTCGGATCGATAAAAACAAACTTCAACTGCGACGGATGTTTTTTGTATAGCAACGAAGTAATGATCACATTTATACCTACCGATTTACCCTGTCCGGTAGCTCCGGCAACAAGAATATGGGGCATTTTAGCCAGATCGAATATAAAGGTTTCGTTCGAAATGGTTTTTCCCAGCGCAACCGGTAATTCTGCTTTACTTTCCTGAAATTTCTTTGAACGTACAATAGAATGCATCGACACCGTTTCAGGATTCTGATTTGGCACCTCAATACCAATGGTCCCGCGCCCCGGAATTGGCGCTATAATACGAATTCCTAAAGCCGCCAGACTCAACGCAATGTCATCTTCAAGATTTTTAATCTTCGAGATACGTACACCTGGAGCCGGAACAATTTCGTAAAGTGTAATTGTTGGACCGATTGTGGCTCTGATCTTTGTTATCTCGATTTTATAATGACGAAGCGTTTCAACAATTTTATTCTTGTTGGCTACCAGTTCTTCATTCTTTACTTCGGCATTGCCAAACTGATGATCTTCCAGCTGATCGAGTGAAGGAAACTTGTAACTCGCCAAATCCAGGGTTGGATCATAATCTTCCAATTCCTCCGGCTCCTTTCCATCCGACTCTTCTTCCTTATGCTTTGGAGCAACCGTTAAATTCAGGTCATCCTCTTTTTTTATCGGAATCACCTCAATATCATCTTCAGGCTCCTCTTCGGACTGGGCTATTTCAATATCGTCGTCTTCTGCCTTCGGCTCATCATGAGGCAACTCATCCTTATCATCCGACTCAAAAATAGCTTTAACTACATCATCGTCATCTTCTATTATTTTTGTTATCGATTCTTCGCCTTCAACCTCTTCACTCGAAGTAGCTCCTTCATCTCTTTCTTCTTCATCCTGCCCGGTTTCATGCGAGTTCTTTTTCAGCAGCCCTTTCAGCAAATTAAAAGCACCATCGAAACGAACGACGATAATTGCCAATCCGGAAATGAATAACAGAAATACAAGCCCTACAATACCGATCAGCGAACGCAACCAGTTGCTTAGAACAAAACCATAATGGCCTCCCCAATAGATGGCCGATCCGGCATCGGTTTTATTAAAGAATAATCCCAGCGCCACCGAAAACCAAATTATGCAAATAATACTATACCATACACTTTTCAGATAGTTTCCTGTTTTTCGACCTAAAATCCGTGCTCCGCTAATGGCCATTAAATACACAAGTACAAACGATGCCAGTCCAAACCCTCGGTTCATAATAACTTCCGACAAATAAGCCCCCAGTTTCATCCCTTTATTCTGAGCTTTTACCTCAGTATTGAAAAGGAATTCGCGCCATCCCGAATCCATTATACTTTGATCGGCTGCACCGTAAAATAAAAACGACACAAAGGAAATTAACAGATAAGCTGCTGCCAATAGCACGAACAACCCGAACAGAAAATATAGTTTTTCTCTGTTGAACAAAGGTGTACGCTTCTTTTTGGTACGTTTATTTTTCGATTTTGCTGGCTTTTTCTTCGCTCTAAATGCCATGGAATTATTTTTAATCCGAATTTTTATTCACACAAATTTTCAATATAACGATTAAGTTTCATTTCAATTTCTGAGTTTCCAAAAATCATTCAACAAAATCGACTCTAACAGCTAAACAACAACATTATTCCTTTTAAAACTGAATAATGTGGGTTAAATTGCCCGCAAATTTAACTAAAAAAACTCAGGTAGAAGTTATGCCTGCTTGCGAATTCCTGCAATCATTTCAAGAAAAAAGTGTTAATAATCGATGGTTGTTTTATTGCAATTTGAAAGTATACCCGCCACCTGTTTTCCGAATTAATAAATCAATCTAAAAAAGCTGTTTTTAAATAGCACAAACAACACAAAACCAAGTACTAACCCATTTCTTTTTATGCTTTGTTTTTCTATGTTTGTTAAGAGTTTGATTCTTTTTTCAGACTACTTAATTAACTATACCAATGAAGAAACGAGCTGTTGTTGCTTTGGGCGGAAACGCCATTCTGCGCGGGAACGAAGAAGGAACCATCGTTCAGCAGGAAAAAAATGTAACCGATACA
Proteins encoded in this region:
- a CDS encoding DNA translocase FtsK 4TM domain-containing protein, which codes for MAFRAKKKPAKSKNKRTKKKRTPLFNREKLYFLFGLFVLLAAAYLLISFVSFLFYGAADQSIMDSGWREFLFNTEVKAQNKGMKLGAYLSEVIMNRGFGLASFVLVYLMAISGARILGRKTGNYLKSVWYSIICIIWFSVALGLFFNKTDAGSAIYWGGHYGFVLSNWLRSLIGIVGLVFLLFISGLAIIVVRFDGAFNLLKGLLKKNSHETGQDEEERDEGATSSEEVEGEESITKIIEDDDDVVKAIFESDDKDELPHDEPKAEDDDIEIAQSEEEPEDDIEVIPIKKEDDLNLTVAPKHKEEESDGKEPEELEDYDPTLDLASYKFPSLDQLEDHQFGNAEVKNEELVANKNKIVETLRHYKIEITKIRATIGPTITLYEIVPAPGVRISKIKNLEDDIALSLAALGIRIIAPIPGRGTIGIEVPNQNPETVSMHSIVRSKKFQESKAELPVALGKTISNETFIFDLAKMPHILVAGATGQGKSVGINVIITSLLYKKHPSQLKFVFIDPKKVELNIYSVLEKHYLAKLPDAEEPVITDIQKVKNTLNSINVEMDARYDLLKAAQARNIKEYNKKFISRRLNPEKGHRFMPYIVVIIDEFADLIMTAGKEIELPIARIAQLARAVGIHMIIATQRPSTNIITGVIKANFPARIAFKVASMIDSRTILDSPGANQLIGRGDMLISQGSEMTRVQCAFVDTPEVERIVEFIGDQRGYPTAFLLPEYAGDEEPGPGEVDLRNRDELFDDAARVVVMNQMGSTSMIQRKFSIGYNRAGRLMDQLEAAGVVGPSEGSKARQVLLQDEYSLEQLLNSL